From Pseudonocardia autotrophica, one genomic window encodes:
- a CDS encoding DUF6912 family protein, translating to MRIYLPATWPMLARTVSTGTFEPLGGTGFALTPKLRESYVSGDDEELEYAALSEAARASLRLLAVEFGLGEDGTPPRRVVVAADTDDVTLRPDLDDGAVRVTGPVPVAKIAAVHVDLPEAEHAVREAAGVVDKADLGDLDAEFLIGEAEDFELAWYDPSELPFLVELG from the coding sequence CGGATCTACCTCCCGGCGACCTGGCCCATGCTGGCCCGGACCGTGTCCACCGGCACCTTCGAGCCGCTCGGCGGAACCGGGTTCGCGCTGACCCCGAAGTTGCGCGAGTCCTATGTGAGCGGCGACGACGAGGAGCTGGAGTACGCCGCGCTCAGCGAGGCGGCGCGGGCGTCGCTGCGGTTGCTCGCCGTCGAGTTCGGGCTCGGTGAGGACGGCACCCCGCCGCGGCGGGTGGTCGTCGCCGCGGACACCGACGACGTCACCCTGCGGCCCGATCTCGACGACGGCGCGGTCCGGGTGACCGGCCCGGTCCCGGTGGCGAAGATCGCGGCGGTGCACGTCGACCTCCCGGAGGCCGAGCACGCCGTCCGCGAGGCAGCGGGGGTGGTCGACAAGGCCGACCTCGGTGATCTGGATGCCGAGTTCCTGATCGGCGAGGCGGAGGACTTCGAGCTGGCCTGGTACGACCCGTCCGAGCTGCCGTTCCTGGTCGAGCTGGGCTGA
- a CDS encoding TetR/AcrR family transcriptional regulator, with protein MPLPRFDRLPAATRTAILAVARDHLAREGRDGASLNAIAVDAGFSRSAAYTWFDGRDDLFDAVRDDTVARLAAALGDWTDAPDPPSFWAALARAHRRLVAALDEHPEDRAILAVPGARPALTGWLRSAFGNAVALGLVDTGPGTDVLEEVTVAAVEALDSVELARPGVVGADTLRAVLERLWGRPGD; from the coding sequence GTGCCGTTGCCCCGCTTCGACCGGCTGCCCGCCGCGACCCGCACCGCGATCCTCGCCGTCGCCCGCGACCACCTGGCCCGGGAGGGTCGCGACGGCGCTTCGCTCAACGCGATCGCGGTCGACGCCGGCTTCTCCCGCTCGGCGGCCTACACCTGGTTCGACGGCCGTGACGACCTGTTCGACGCGGTCCGCGACGACACCGTCGCCCGGCTCGCCGCCGCGCTGGGCGACTGGACCGACGCGCCGGACCCGCCGTCGTTCTGGGCGGCGCTGGCCCGGGCGCACCGGCGGCTCGTCGCCGCGCTCGACGAGCACCCCGAGGACCGGGCGATCCTCGCCGTGCCGGGCGCGCGCCCGGCGCTCACCGGCTGGCTGCGGTCCGCGTTCGGCAACGCCGTCGCGCTCGGGCTGGTCGACACCGGCCCCGGCACCGACGTGCTGGAGGAGGTGACCGTCGCGGCCGTCGAGGCGCTCGACTCGGTGGAGCTCGCCCGGCCCGGCGTGGTGGGCGCGGACACGCTGCGGGCGGTGCTGGAACGGCTGTGGGGCCGGCCGGGCGACTGA